Proteins encoded in a region of the Geobacillus genomosp. 3 genome:
- a CDS encoding Ger(x)C family spore germination protein → MIGGKAQRAVALLLISINLIVLGGCWDRKEVNDIALVLGIGIDQVKNGKIRLTVEIAVPRVIGGGQGAGGGGGGGGQGETIVRSGTGITIADAIAQLQERLPRRLFWGHMKVIVFGERIAKAGIREHLDFLVRHPQTRIRSNVLVSKGTAKGVLELIPPIEQSSSEVLREMAESRTLLRKTVKETLQMLSGEAEAALLPMVKVLPPEKGKKEIETVAFIYGTAIFKKDRMVGQIDDYATRGVLWIRNEIKQAHVTVKIPGEKGSITSRMIRSHTDIVPKYEKGRWKIVVNVTTEDDIVLNGTKLNLLSEKNVKRVEKQLEKDIDRRMRHALNQVQKEMNVDVFGFAEAIHKKYPWQWRHLKKRWDDLFPDLPVELNTTVRVRRPGMNFPPQGLPEQEVKTS, encoded by the coding sequence ATGATCGGAGGCAAAGCGCAACGGGCGGTTGCCCTTCTTCTCATCAGCATCAATCTCATCGTGCTGGGCGGCTGTTGGGATCGCAAGGAAGTGAATGATATCGCTCTCGTGCTTGGAATCGGCATTGATCAAGTGAAAAACGGCAAGATCAGGCTGACGGTAGAGATCGCTGTGCCGCGGGTCATCGGCGGGGGACAAGGGGCAGGCGGAGGCGGAGGAGGGGGCGGGCAAGGGGAAACGATCGTCCGGTCAGGGACGGGAATCACGATTGCCGACGCCATTGCCCAATTGCAGGAGCGGCTGCCCCGTCGCCTGTTTTGGGGGCATATGAAAGTGATCGTGTTTGGGGAAAGGATAGCGAAAGCCGGTATTCGTGAGCATCTTGACTTTTTAGTTCGCCATCCGCAAACCCGCATTCGTTCCAATGTGTTAGTCAGCAAAGGAACGGCGAAAGGTGTGCTTGAGCTGATTCCGCCCATTGAGCAAAGCTCATCGGAAGTGTTGCGGGAGATGGCTGAGTCAAGGACGCTGTTGCGCAAAACCGTGAAAGAAACGCTGCAAATGCTTAGCGGCGAAGCGGAAGCCGCCTTGCTCCCGATGGTGAAAGTGCTGCCGCCGGAAAAGGGGAAGAAAGAAATAGAGACGGTCGCGTTTATTTATGGTACAGCCATTTTTAAGAAAGATCGGATGGTTGGGCAAATTGATGATTATGCAACGCGCGGTGTGCTTTGGATCCGCAATGAAATCAAACAGGCTCATGTAACGGTGAAGATCCCCGGGGAAAAAGGAAGCATTACGTCGAGAATGATCCGTTCGCATACGGATATAGTGCCGAAATATGAGAAAGGGAGATGGAAAATCGTCGTCAATGTGACAACGGAAGATGACATTGTATTAAATGGAACAAAGTTGAACTTATTAAGCGAGAAGAACGTGAAGCGGGTGGAAAAACAGCTCGAGAAAGACATCGACCGGCGGATGCGGCACGCTCTAAATCAAGTGCAAAAAGAGATGAACGTCGATGTGTTCGGCTTTGCTGAGGCCATTCATAAAAAATATCCATGGCAATGGCGGCATCTGAAAAAGCGTTGGGACGATCTGTTTCCTGACTTGCCTGTCGAATTGAACACAACCGTGAGAGTGCGTCGGCCGGGAATGAACTTCCCTCCGCAAGGCTTGCCTGAACAAGAGGTGAAAACATCGTGA
- a CDS encoding GerAB/ArcD/ProY family transporter → MGNGKITSVQMMLLLYATVTPTAILLVPQATAQHAKQDMWLSPLWASVIGFLTIYVVVELHRLYPNKTLIEYSVDIAGTFFGKMIGLMFILVHIHGAGLVIRAYGEFIVGHFLFHTPLSFVMGTMVFVCAVAVRSGMEVLGWLAKIFVPLTVVWFVIIVLLLFPDMDGKNMLPVFEKGLWPSIKGSIVPQGWFSQCVLAAFFLPYLLDQRNGRKWGHIAVACIAVTLLITNVTALFVLGNVVEDFIYPVMTAARYISVAGFLEHVEVIIMAIWVAGAFLKIAVFYYAVVLSLAQWLRMDEYKPLVFAVGFFLFFVSIWSARDVMELGRFVGTANAFYIMFTDTAIPLLLLLMAKWRKRSVFRVTAAQGKKEHHDQTGEKGGQP, encoded by the coding sequence ATGGGAAATGGAAAAATCACGTCCGTGCAGATGATGTTGTTGTTGTATGCAACCGTTACTCCAACCGCTATTCTTCTCGTTCCGCAGGCGACCGCCCAGCATGCGAAACAAGATATGTGGCTGTCGCCGCTTTGGGCTTCAGTCATCGGTTTTTTAACCATATATGTTGTCGTTGAGTTGCACCGCCTTTATCCGAATAAAACGCTTATTGAATACAGTGTTGATATTGCCGGAACGTTTTTCGGCAAAATGATCGGACTGATGTTTATTTTGGTCCACATCCACGGAGCGGGGTTGGTCATTCGAGCTTATGGGGAGTTTATTGTCGGCCACTTTTTGTTTCATACACCGCTCAGTTTTGTGATGGGAACGATGGTGTTCGTTTGTGCTGTCGCCGTCCGCAGCGGAATGGAGGTGCTCGGGTGGCTGGCGAAAATCTTTGTGCCTCTTACGGTCGTTTGGTTTGTCATTATCGTGCTATTGTTGTTCCCGGATATGGATGGAAAAAATATGCTGCCGGTGTTTGAGAAAGGACTGTGGCCATCGATCAAAGGCTCAATTGTTCCGCAAGGATGGTTTAGCCAATGCGTGTTGGCCGCCTTTTTTCTCCCGTATCTTTTAGATCAGCGCAACGGGCGAAAATGGGGGCATATAGCCGTCGCATGTATTGCCGTGACATTGCTAATTACGAATGTGACAGCTTTATTCGTTTTAGGAAATGTGGTGGAAGACTTTATTTATCCGGTGATGACCGCTGCCCGTTACATCAGCGTCGCCGGCTTTCTCGAGCATGTTGAAGTCATCATCATGGCCATTTGGGTTGCCGGTGCGTTTTTAAAAATCGCTGTCTTTTATTATGCCGTCGTCCTGTCGCTAGCCCAGTGGCTCCGTATGGACGAATACAAACCGCTCGTTTTTGCCGTTGGCTTTTTCTTGTTTTTCGTTTCGATTTGGTCGGCGCGCGATGTCATGGAGCTCGGTCGGTTTGTCGGGACGGCTAACGCGTTTTACATCATGTTCACCGATACGGCAATCCCGTTGCTTCTGTTGTTGATGGCCAAATGGCGAAAACGGTCGGTTTTCCGTGTCACTGCCGCACAAGGGAAAAAAGAGCATCATGATCAGACCGGAGAAAAGGGAGGACAGCCATGA
- a CDS encoding spore germination protein, with translation MRFFQRRKKGNLPQLAAAKPGGTQDALTAGIHDNVQKIKNIYRDCIDVVFRSFQIAGNTSAVLIYINGLVNMEEINENVLRPLMNQHSSGGQGATPAGQLSVTGLLEQQLTVAKVNKVQTIDECIQSIASGNPVLLVDGQSEGFALGLSKWEKRAIEEPVAESVIRGPREGFIESLETNLSLLRRRIRSPLLKTKSVTLGKYTKTEVVICYMEGIAPEAFVAETEKRLGRIELDGVLETGYLEELIEDHPYSPFPQVLNTERSDVAIASLLEGRIVIVQDGSPFVLVMPVSFYSLLQSSEDYYQRTLISTLIRWLRYLFLLMSLLLPSIYIAILTFHQEMIPTSLLLTVAASRERVPFPALVEALIMEIVFEALREAGVRLPKQTGAAVSIVGALVIGQAAVQAGLVSAPMIMIVALTGIASFAVPRFTAGIALRMLRFPMMFLAGSLGLLGIMLGVLLILIHMASLRSLGVPYLNAHVPNTDHKAKDVLARTPWWKLNASPRVNERRNERQG, from the coding sequence ATGCGTTTTTTTCAAAGAAGAAAAAAAGGCAATCTGCCGCAGCTGGCGGCGGCAAAGCCCGGCGGCACACAAGACGCCCTAACGGCCGGCATCCATGATAATGTACAAAAGATAAAGAATATTTATAGAGATTGCATTGATGTCGTCTTCCGGTCTTTTCAAATCGCCGGAAATACAAGCGCGGTTTTGATTTATATTAACGGGCTCGTGAACATGGAAGAAATCAATGAAAATGTCCTCCGCCCGCTGATGAATCAACACTCGTCCGGCGGACAAGGTGCAACGCCCGCCGGGCAACTGTCTGTGACGGGCCTTCTCGAGCAACAATTGACCGTCGCGAAAGTCAACAAGGTGCAAACGATTGACGAGTGCATTCAGTCAATCGCCTCTGGCAACCCGGTGTTGCTCGTTGACGGACAAAGCGAAGGATTCGCCTTAGGGTTGTCCAAATGGGAAAAGCGAGCCATTGAAGAGCCCGTTGCCGAATCGGTGATTAGGGGTCCGCGCGAAGGATTCATTGAATCGTTGGAAACGAATCTTTCCTTATTGCGGCGTCGCATTCGCAGCCCGCTATTAAAAACGAAATCGGTCACCTTAGGCAAGTACACGAAAACAGAAGTCGTCATTTGTTATATGGAAGGCATTGCACCGGAGGCATTTGTCGCCGAAACGGAAAAAAGACTCGGGCGCATTGAATTGGACGGGGTGCTTGAAACCGGCTATCTTGAAGAGCTGATTGAAGATCATCCATACTCGCCGTTTCCACAAGTGTTAAATACAGAACGGTCGGATGTGGCGATTGCCAGTTTGCTTGAGGGACGCATTGTGATTGTACAAGATGGCAGCCCGTTCGTGTTAGTGATGCCGGTTTCGTTTTATTCTTTGCTCCAATCGAGCGAAGATTACTATCAGCGCACGTTGATCAGCACGCTCATTCGCTGGCTCAGGTATTTGTTTTTGTTGATGTCGTTGTTATTGCCATCAATATATATTGCGATTTTGACGTTTCACCAAGAAATGATTCCGACGAGCCTTTTATTAACGGTGGCGGCCTCGCGGGAACGGGTTCCGTTTCCGGCGCTCGTGGAAGCACTGATTATGGAAATCGTATTTGAAGCGTTGCGCGAAGCCGGTGTGCGGCTTCCGAAACAGACGGGGGCGGCGGTGAGCATCGTCGGGGCGCTTGTCATCGGCCAAGCGGCTGTTCAGGCCGGCCTTGTCTCCGCGCCGATGATTATGATTGTGGCGCTGACAGGGATTGCTTCGTTTGCGGTTCCGCGGTTTACAGCCGGGATTGCTTTGAGAATGTTGCGCTTTCCGATGATGTTTTTAGCCGGGTCGCTCGGGTTGCTTGGCATTATGCTCGGGGTGTTGCTAATTCTCATCCACATGGCCTCCCTTCGCTCCCTTGGCGTTCCGTATTTGAATGCCCATGTTCCGAACACGGACCATAAAGCGAAAGATGTGCTTGCCCGCACCCCGTGGTGGAAGCTGAACGCCTCCCCGCGCGTGAACGAGCGGCGGAATGAACGTCAAGGCTAA
- the rpsA gene encoding 30S ribosomal protein S1, translating into MTEEMNVQVNVYEVGDTVHGKVVKLEDKQVLVEIENSKQSGIIPISELSNLHIEKPSDAVAVGDEVTARVKKVEEGKDGEEGLLILSKKAVDAERAWEELERKFTSGETFETVIKDIVKGGLVADVGVRGFIPASLVEPHYVEDFSDYKGKALAVKVVELDREKNRVILSHRAVVEEEQERQQKELLSRLEPGQVLDGVVRRIADFGVFVDVGGFDGLVHISQLSHTRVAHPSEAVKEGDAVKVKVLAVDPEQGRLSLSIKEALPGPWEGISEKVKPGDVVTGTVKRLASFGAFVEIFPGVEGLVHVSQIANRRIGSPHEVLKEGDEVKAKVLDVNEAEHRISLSIRALLEEETAAPAEDYSQYTKAVETRGFQLGEVIGEQLKKLK; encoded by the coding sequence CGAAAACAGCAAGCAAAGCGGCATCATTCCGATCAGCGAGCTGTCAAACTTGCATATTGAGAAGCCGAGCGATGCTGTCGCGGTCGGCGATGAAGTGACGGCCAGAGTAAAAAAAGTGGAAGAAGGCAAAGACGGGGAAGAAGGGCTGCTCATTTTATCTAAAAAAGCCGTCGACGCCGAGCGGGCGTGGGAAGAGCTTGAACGCAAATTTACAAGCGGCGAGACGTTCGAAACGGTCATTAAAGACATCGTCAAAGGCGGGCTTGTCGCCGATGTCGGCGTGCGCGGCTTCATCCCGGCCTCGCTTGTCGAGCCTCACTATGTCGAAGACTTTTCCGATTATAAAGGAAAAGCACTCGCCGTCAAAGTCGTTGAACTCGACCGCGAGAAAAACCGTGTCATTTTATCGCACCGGGCGGTCGTCGAGGAGGAGCAAGAGCGGCAACAAAAAGAGTTGCTTTCCCGTCTTGAGCCGGGGCAAGTGCTGGATGGCGTCGTCCGCCGCATTGCCGATTTCGGCGTCTTCGTCGATGTCGGCGGGTTTGACGGACTCGTACATATTTCCCAGCTTTCTCATACGCGTGTCGCCCATCCGTCCGAAGCGGTGAAAGAAGGCGATGCCGTAAAAGTGAAAGTGTTGGCTGTCGACCCGGAACAAGGCCGTCTGTCGCTGTCGATTAAAGAAGCGCTGCCGGGTCCGTGGGAAGGCATCAGTGAAAAAGTAAAACCCGGTGATGTCGTCACGGGAACCGTGAAGCGGCTCGCTTCATTCGGCGCGTTTGTGGAGATTTTTCCAGGAGTCGAAGGGTTGGTTCACGTATCGCAAATCGCCAACCGCCGCATCGGTTCGCCGCATGAAGTGCTGAAAGAAGGCGATGAAGTGAAGGCGAAAGTGCTCGATGTCAACGAGGCCGAGCACCGCATTTCCCTCAGCATCCGCGCGTTGCTTGAGGAGGAAACAGCCGCTCCGGCGGAAGATTACAGCCAATACACGAAAGCGGTGGAAACGCGCGGCTTCCAGCTCGGTGAAGTGATCGGCGAACAGTTGAAAAAATTAAAATAA